A stretch of DNA from Oryza brachyantha chromosome 9, ObraRS2, whole genome shotgun sequence:
TTTCACGTATACAGATACCATAACTGGATAATGGGGTACCATATATCAAAACATGTGCAGATGTGAAATCATACAAAAGATATCACAGTGGACCCAACATAATGAGTTATGGCCTGCACGATGTGCTATAGGTAAACTGGAATAAtaactagattagaaaatatggATCTACTAGCATATTTTCTTTACCTTCAGCTGTTTAGCAACATCCTTTGCTGATGAACCAGAAACTTCAATCCATGTCTTTGAGAAGAGAGCACAGGCTGACAGCATGAAGACCACATAGAACAGTGCATGGAACGGATTTGCAAGCACATCAGCCAAACTGCATGGTTTCCAAGCATGAAAAAAGcaagaacaaaaattattgactgaaagaaaaagtaaaataacaaAGAAACAAGGGTAATATCAAATATAACGACTATTCACCTTGATGGAGCAGTTACATAGTAAGCAAGACCACCGACAGGAACTGAATGACCAGAGTACTCAGATTCCTTCCATTTCCCAAGAAGGTTAACCAGAAAGTTTCCACTGTATCTCCTGTAGAGAAGCtgcaacaagaaaaaaaaaacacattaaaACTTGTGAAGTTATGTAAAGATTACTGCCacactataattatattacgCACCTGGGATATGAAGTAGAGGTTGGTAATCAGTGCTGAGTGCAGAATGATGGGCATGTTCGAAGTGTAGAACAACTTAATTGGATATGAGCCTTGCTGCCCCCTAGCATTCTTGGATCTCACTGGAAGCACAACACGGAAACCTTGGAAGTAGATGACTATGAGGAAGACCAATACAGTTGCAAGCAAATTTGTCACGTTCGGAAGGTTCTGACGGTAGAAAGCCTCGCGCAAGGCACGGACTTTGTCAGTTCTAGTAATCAGCAAATGGAACAATGCAATGACAGCTCCTTCAAATTCAGCACCACGCCCACTGTTGATGGTTGTGGGGCTAAACGCCTTCCAGATGATATTCTCACTGTGCAATAGCAAGTACACCAATAAGCTAAACTGTAACAGAGTAGCACATCATTTAAGAGAAATAAGTTCCAAGATGCTTACCATATATTGGTAGCAATGAATAGAGAAATGCCAGAACCCAAACCATAGCCTTTCTGTAGAAGTTCATCAAGACAGATGACAATGATGCCAGCAAAGAAGAGCTGGAGGATAATGAGAATGGCATTCCCAGTTCCAAGTTGGCTCACACTACCATACATTCCAGACAGCACATATGCTACAGCTTCCCCGATAGCAATCAGGAT
This window harbors:
- the LOC102717822 gene encoding protein transport protein Sec61 subunit alpha-like isoform X1, producing the protein MTMKTHRKMAGGFRVLHLVRPFLAFLPEVQSADRKIPFREKVIYTVISLFIFLVCSQLPLYGIHSTTGADPFYWMRVILASNRGTVMELGITPIVTSGMVMQLLVGSKIIEVDNSVREDRALLNGAQKLLGILIAIGEAVAYVLSGMYGSVSQLGTGNAILIILQLFFAGIIVICLDELLQKGYGLGSGISLFIATNICENIIWKAFSPTTINSGRGAEFEGAVIALFHLLITRTDKVRALREAFYRQNLPNVTNLLATVLVFLIVIYFQGFRVVLPVRSKNARGQQGSYPIKLFYTSNMPIILHSALITNLYFISQLLYRRYSGNFLVNLLGKWKESEYSGHSVPVGGLAYYVTAPSSLADVLANPFHALFYVVFMLSACALFSKTWIEVSGSSAKDVAKQLKEQQMVMPGHRESNLQKELNRYIPTAAAFGGVCIGALTVLADFMGAIGSGTGILLAVTIIYQYFETFEKERATELGFFGF
- the LOC102717822 gene encoding protein transport protein Sec61 subunit alpha-like isoform X2; the protein is MAGGFRVLHLVRPFLAFLPEVQSADRKIPFREKVIYTVISLFIFLVCSQLPLYGIHSTTGADPFYWMRVILASNRGTVMELGITPIVTSGMVMQLLVGSKIIEVDNSVREDRALLNGAQKLLGILIAIGEAVAYVLSGMYGSVSQLGTGNAILIILQLFFAGIIVICLDELLQKGYGLGSGISLFIATNICENIIWKAFSPTTINSGRGAEFEGAVIALFHLLITRTDKVRALREAFYRQNLPNVTNLLATVLVFLIVIYFQGFRVVLPVRSKNARGQQGSYPIKLFYTSNMPIILHSALITNLYFISQLLYRRYSGNFLVNLLGKWKESEYSGHSVPVGGLAYYVTAPSSLADVLANPFHALFYVVFMLSACALFSKTWIEVSGSSAKDVAKQLKEQQMVMPGHRESNLQKELNRYIPTAAAFGGVCIGALTVLADFMGAIGSGTGILLAVTIIYQYFETFEKERATELGFFGF